Proteins from one Faecalibacterium sp. I3-3-33 genomic window:
- the rpsL gene encoding 30S ribosomal protein S12 — MPTFNQLVRKGREVLTTKSTAPALQKTYNSQKKQYSDLSSPQKRGVCTAVRTMTPKKPNSALRKVARVRLTNGIEVTSYIPGIGHNLQEHSVVLIRGGRVKDLPGVRYHIIRGTLDTQGVAGRNQARSKYGAKRPKAGAAKK; from the coding sequence ATGCCTACTTTTAACCAGCTTGTACGCAAAGGCCGTGAGGTCCTGACTACCAAGAGCACCGCTCCCGCTCTGCAGAAGACTTATAACTCTCAGAAGAAGCAGTACTCTGATCTGAGCAGCCCCCAGAAGCGTGGTGTCTGCACTGCAGTTCGTACCATGACCCCCAAGAAGCCTAACTCTGCTCTGCGTAAGGTTGCTCGTGTCCGCCTCACGAATGGTATCGAGGTCACCTCTTACATTCCCGGTATCGGCCATAACCTGCAGGAGCACTCCGTCGTGCTGATCCGTGGCGGCCGTGTTAAGGACCTGCCCGGTGTGCGTTACCACATCATCCGTGGTACCCTGGATACTCAGGGTGTGGCAGGCCGTAATCAGGCCCGCTCCAAGTACGGCGCAAAGCGTCCTAAGGCCGGTGCTGCAAAGAAGTAA
- the rpsG gene encoding 30S ribosomal protein S7, with amino-acid sequence MPRRGNIAKRDVLADPIYNSKMVTRLVNSVMLDGKKGVAQKIVYEAFSMIQEKTGNDPLETFEKAMENIMPSLECKTRRVGGANYQVPLEVSPARRETLGLRWLTAYSRTRGEKTMAQRLAAEIMDAANNTGNAVKKREDTHKMAEANKAFAHFRY; translated from the coding sequence ATGCCTAGAAGAGGTAACATTGCTAAGCGCGATGTCTTAGCTGATCCTATTTACAATTCCAAGATGGTCACCCGCCTGGTCAACAGCGTCATGCTGGATGGCAAGAAGGGCGTCGCTCAGAAGATCGTTTACGAAGCTTTCTCCATGATTCAGGAAAAGACCGGCAACGATCCTCTGGAGACTTTCGAGAAGGCGATGGAGAACATCATGCCCAGCCTCGAGTGCAAGACCCGCCGTGTTGGTGGCGCTAACTACCAGGTTCCCCTGGAGGTCAGCCCCGCTCGCCGCGAGACTCTGGGTCTGCGCTGGCTGACTGCCTACAGCCGCACCCGTGGTGAGAAGACCATGGCACAGCGTCTGGCTGCTGAGATCATGGATGCTGCCAACAACACTGGTAACGCCGTGAAGAAGCGTGAGGACACTCACAAGATGGCAGAAGCTAACAAGGCTTTCGCACATTTCCGTTATTGA
- the fusA gene encoding elongation factor G, whose translation MATPREVSLQMTRNIGIMAHIDAGKTTTTERILYYTGINHKIGEVHDGGATMDWMVQEQERGITITSAATTCYWSHSETQKDPVAFKKNRHRINIIDTPGHVDFTVEVQRSLRVLDGSVTVLAAKGGVEPQSETVWRQADEYKVPRMVYVNKMDTMGADFFRCIKMLHDRLHANGVAIQLPIGQEDTFRGIVDLVDMNAEVYYDDMGNDMRTEPIPEDMVEQAEEYRNILVEAVAENDEELMEKYLEGEEITREELKKAIRKETIANTLVPVVCGSSYKNRGVQKLLDAIVDYMPAPTDVEDIKGVNPETEEQETRPSSDDAPFAALAFKIATDPFVGKLAYFRVYSGKVEAGTTVYNSVKDNKERMGRILQMHSNHRKDIDCCYAGDIAAVVGLKNTTTGDTLCDEDHPIILESMKFPEPVIRVAIEPKTKAGNEKMGIALAKLAEEDPTFKTYTDEETGQTIIAGMGELHLEIIVDRLLREFKVEANVGAPQVAYRETIRKEANQETKYARQSGGKGQYGHVKIKIEPNEPGKGYEFVNAIVGGAIPKEYIPAIDNGIQGAMKAGVLAGYPVVDVKVTLWDGSYHEVDSSEMAFSIAGSMAFKDAMRKADPIITEPIMKVAVIVPDEYLGDVIGDLNARRGQIQGMEAMAGTQRVNAFVPLAQMFGYATDLRSKTQGRGQYVMEPSHYEPVPKNIADQIIAGRTKG comes from the coding sequence ATGGCTACACCCAGAGAAGTTTCTCTTCAGATGACGAGAAATATCGGCATTATGGCTCATATCGATGCCGGCAAGACGACCACTACCGAGCGTATCCTGTACTACACTGGTATCAACCATAAGATCGGTGAGGTCCACGATGGCGGCGCCACCATGGACTGGATGGTTCAGGAGCAGGAGCGTGGTATCACCATCACTTCCGCTGCTACCACCTGCTACTGGTCTCACTCCGAGACCCAGAAGGATCCGGTTGCGTTCAAGAAGAATCGTCACCGCATCAACATTATCGACACTCCGGGCCACGTTGACTTCACTGTTGAGGTCCAGCGTTCTCTGCGTGTTCTGGACGGTTCTGTGACCGTTCTGGCCGCAAAGGGTGGTGTCGAGCCTCAGTCTGAGACCGTTTGGCGTCAGGCTGATGAATACAAAGTCCCCCGTATGGTGTACGTCAACAAGATGGACACCATGGGTGCTGACTTCTTCCGCTGCATCAAGATGCTGCATGATCGTCTGCACGCCAACGGCGTGGCCATTCAGTTGCCGATCGGTCAGGAAGATACCTTCCGTGGTATCGTTGACCTGGTCGACATGAACGCTGAGGTCTACTACGACGACATGGGCAACGATATGCGTACCGAGCCCATCCCCGAGGATATGGTCGAGCAGGCTGAAGAGTACCGTAACATTCTGGTCGAGGCTGTTGCCGAGAACGACGAAGAGTTGATGGAGAAGTACCTTGAGGGCGAGGAAATCACCCGCGAGGAGCTGAAGAAGGCTATCCGCAAGGAAACCATTGCAAATACTCTGGTTCCCGTTGTCTGCGGCTCTTCCTACAAGAACCGCGGTGTGCAGAAGCTGCTGGACGCTATCGTTGACTATATGCCCGCTCCTACCGATGTTGAGGATATCAAGGGTGTGAATCCTGAGACCGAAGAGCAGGAGACCCGTCCGTCTTCCGACGACGCTCCCTTCGCAGCTTTGGCCTTCAAGATCGCTACCGATCCGTTCGTTGGTAAGCTGGCATACTTCCGTGTGTACTCCGGTAAGGTTGAGGCAGGTACTACTGTTTACAACTCCGTGAAGGACAACAAGGAGCGTATGGGCCGCATCCTGCAGATGCACTCCAATCACCGCAAGGATATCGACTGCTGCTATGCAGGTGATATCGCTGCTGTTGTCGGTCTGAAGAACACCACCACTGGTGATACTCTGTGTGATGAGGATCATCCCATCATTCTGGAGTCCATGAAGTTCCCTGAGCCCGTTATCCGCGTTGCCATCGAGCCTAAGACCAAGGCTGGTAACGAGAAGATGGGCATCGCGCTGGCAAAGCTGGCCGAAGAGGACCCGACCTTCAAGACCTACACCGATGAAGAGACCGGCCAGACCATCATTGCTGGTATGGGCGAGCTGCATCTGGAGATCATCGTTGACCGCCTGCTGCGTGAGTTCAAGGTTGAAGCAAACGTGGGCGCACCTCAGGTTGCTTACCGTGAGACTATCCGCAAAGAGGCCAACCAGGAGACCAAGTACGCACGTCAGTCCGGTGGTAAGGGCCAGTACGGTCACGTTAAGATCAAGATCGAGCCCAATGAGCCCGGCAAGGGTTACGAGTTCGTCAACGCTATCGTTGGCGGCGCTATCCCGAAGGAATACATCCCTGCTATCGACAACGGTATTCAGGGTGCTATGAAGGCTGGCGTTCTGGCAGGTTATCCTGTTGTTGATGTCAAGGTCACCCTGTGGGATGGTTCTTATCATGAGGTCGACTCCTCTGAAATGGCCTTCTCCATCGCTGGTTCTATGGCATTCAAGGATGCTATGCGCAAGGCTGATCCTATCATCACCGAGCCCATCATGAAGGTTGCTGTTATCGTTCCCGATGAGTATCTGGGCGATGTTATCGGCGACCTGAACGCCCGCCGTGGTCAGATCCAGGGCATGGAAGCTATGGCTGGCACCCAGCGTGTCAACGCATTTGTGCCTCTGGCTCAGATGTTCGGCTACGCTACCGACCTGCGTTCCAAGACTCAGGGTCGTGGCCAGTATGTTATGGAGCCCTCTCACTATGAGCCGGTTCCCAAGAACATTGCTGACCAGATCATTGCTGGCCGTACCAAGGGCTAA
- the tuf gene encoding elongation factor Tu — translation MAEKAKFDRSKPHVNIGTIGHVDHGKTTLTAAITKYLALKGDAEFMDYANIDKAPEERARGITINSAHVEYQTEARHYAHVDCPGHADYVKNMITGAAQMDGAILVVAATDGPMPQTREHILLARQVGVPYIVVFMNKCDMVDDEELLDLVEMEIRELLSEYDFPGDDTPIIRGSALKALEAPNDPEDPAYACIKELMDAVDSYIPNPDREEDKPFLMPIEDVMTISGRGTVATGRVERGMAKVGDAMEIVGIKPDRLNTTITGLEMFRKSLDFAEAGDNIGALLRGVDRTQIERGQVLAKPGSVHPHNVFEAQVYVLTKDEGGRHTPFFSNYRPQFYFRTTDVTGIITLPEGTEMCMPGDNVMMHVELLTPVAMEEGLRFAIREGGRTVGSGVVGKIIE, via the coding sequence ATGGCTGAAAAGGCAAAGTTCGACCGTTCTAAGCCGCATGTTAACATCGGCACCATCGGTCACGTTGACCACGGCAAGACCACTCTGACCGCTGCTATCACCAAGTACCTGGCTCTGAAGGGTGATGCAGAGTTCATGGACTACGCTAACATCGATAAGGCTCCCGAGGAGCGCGCTCGTGGTATCACGATCAACTCCGCTCACGTCGAGTACCAGACCGAGGCTCGTCACTACGCTCACGTTGACTGCCCGGGCCATGCTGACTACGTTAAGAACATGATCACCGGTGCTGCTCAGATGGACGGCGCTATCCTGGTCGTTGCTGCTACCGATGGTCCCATGCCCCAGACTCGTGAGCACATCCTGCTGGCTCGTCAGGTCGGCGTGCCCTATATCGTTGTGTTCATGAACAAGTGCGATATGGTCGACGACGAAGAGCTGCTGGATCTGGTCGAGATGGAGATCCGTGAGCTGCTGAGCGAGTACGACTTCCCGGGCGATGACACCCCGATCATTCGTGGTTCCGCTCTGAAGGCTCTGGAGGCTCCCAACGATCCCGAGGATCCTGCTTACGCTTGCATCAAGGAGCTGATGGACGCTGTTGACTCCTACATCCCCAACCCGGATCGTGAGGAGGATAAGCCCTTCCTGATGCCCATCGAGGACGTCATGACCATTTCTGGCCGTGGTACCGTTGCTACCGGTCGTGTTGAGCGTGGTATGGCTAAGGTTGGCGACGCTATGGAGATCGTCGGCATTAAGCCCGACCGTCTGAACACCACCATCACCGGTCTGGAGATGTTCCGTAAGTCTCTGGACTTCGCTGAGGCTGGCGATAACATCGGCGCTCTGCTGCGTGGTGTTGATCGTACCCAGATCGAGCGTGGTCAGGTTCTGGCTAAGCCCGGTTCTGTGCACCCCCACAATGTCTTTGAGGCTCAGGTCTACGTCCTGACCAAGGACGAAGGCGGCCGTCACACTCCCTTCTTCTCCAACTATCGTCCTCAGTTCTACTTCCGTACCACTGACGTGACCGGCATCATCACCCTGCCCGAAGGCACCGAGATGTGCATGCCCGGCGATAACGTCATGATGCACGTTGAGCTGCTGACCCCTGTTGCTATGGAAGAGGGCCTGCGTTTCGCTATCCGTGAGGGTGGCCGTACCGTTGGTTCCGGCGTTGTTGGCAAGATCATTGAGTGA
- a CDS encoding cysteine desulfurase family protein, whose translation MLYLDYSANTPVDEAVLQCFCEAERRYPGNANAHHQAGAAAKAAINEATRSIARCLSAPSAGIIYTSGASEANNLAVKGLTALGGAAGRHILSTPLEHSSISGSLEALQKQGYEVELLDILPDGTVDLADLKKRLRPDTVLVAVTAVDSELGVVQPIAEIAELLKAYPSCHFHVDATQAVGKIPVQFEGMDTMSLTAHKFYGLNGIGVLVKRLGLALPPLIHGGESTTPYRSGTPTVALACSLALALEKAAAELPARATTVRSLNDRLRTELTRYPKVRINSPANAVPHILNLSVQGVKGTVFQRELDACGVCVSVKSACSSDGLPSRAVLAVSQDQRNALSSWRISLSHLTTEEEVTFFLQAFADCYNTLTR comes from the coding sequence ATGCTCTATCTGGATTATTCCGCCAACACCCCCGTGGACGAGGCAGTGCTGCAATGCTTTTGCGAAGCAGAGCGGCGTTACCCGGGCAACGCCAACGCCCACCATCAGGCAGGCGCTGCCGCAAAGGCCGCTATAAACGAGGCGACCCGCAGCATCGCCCGCTGTCTGAGCGCACCGTCTGCGGGCATCATCTATACCTCCGGTGCAAGCGAAGCCAACAACCTTGCCGTGAAGGGGCTGACAGCGCTGGGAGGTGCAGCAGGCAGGCACATCCTCTCTACCCCGCTGGAGCATTCGTCTATCAGCGGCAGTCTGGAGGCGCTGCAAAAGCAGGGGTACGAGGTGGAGCTGCTGGACATCCTGCCGGACGGCACAGTGGACCTTGCGGACCTGAAAAAGCGGCTGCGACCGGACACCGTGCTGGTGGCTGTGACCGCTGTGGACAGTGAGCTGGGCGTGGTACAGCCCATCGCGGAAATTGCAGAGCTTTTAAAGGCATATCCCAGCTGCCATTTCCATGTGGACGCCACACAGGCCGTAGGAAAGATCCCCGTACAGTTTGAGGGCATGGACACCATGAGCCTGACAGCCCATAAGTTTTACGGGCTCAACGGCATCGGTGTGCTGGTAAAGCGGCTGGGGCTGGCACTGCCGCCCCTCATCCACGGCGGAGAGAGTACTACTCCCTACCGCAGCGGCACACCTACCGTGGCCCTTGCCTGCTCGCTGGCGCTGGCCTTGGAAAAGGCTGCTGCCGAACTTCCTGCCCGCGCTACTACCGTGCGCAGCCTGAATGACCGGTTGCGTACAGAGCTTACCCGCTATCCAAAAGTGCGCATCAACAGCCCGGCAAACGCTGTACCGCACATCCTGAACCTGAGCGTGCAGGGCGTAAAGGGCACTGTGTTCCAGCGGGAGCTGGACGCATGCGGGGTGTGCGTCTCGGTCAAATCTGCCTGTTCCTCCGATGGGTTGCCCTCCCGGGCAGTGCTGGCCGTCAGTCAGGACCAACGCAACGCCCTTTCCTCTTGGCGCATCAGCCTGAGTCATCTTACCACAGAGGAGGAAGTGACCTTCTTTCTGCAAGCGTTTGCAGACTGCTACAACACACTGACCCGGTAA
- a CDS encoding uracil-xanthine permease family protein: MSEKIDYSKGVYDAKKLGTGRMFILGVQHMFAMFGATVLVPLLTGLSVSTTLLCAGLGTLLFHLITKKKVPAFLGSSFAYLGGFSIVAPMLADADGNLTVANTKMLPYACAAIAFSGLVYLVASLLISTFGIRRIMKFFPPVVTGPIIISIGLILAPSAITNCQSNWLLAFVALGTVIVCNIWGKGMVKILPILIGVLVSYAVALVTGAVDFQKISEAAWLGIPLHKEAMGLFAIDGSPEFISALFTIIPIALATMMEHVGDIAAISATVGHNYINDPGLNRTLMGDGLATTMAGLLGGPANTTYGENTGVLALSKIYDPLVIRIAAVLAIILSFSPKFEAVINTIPTGIIGGISFVLYGMISAIGVRNVVENRVDFTNSRNLIVAAVILVCALGFNSVGGVGFTVGSVTINLSGLAVAAIAGILLNAILPGNDYEFDATAGSDAATSGNLQV; the protein is encoded by the coding sequence ATGAGCGAAAAGATCGATTACTCCAAGGGCGTATATGACGCCAAAAAGCTGGGCACCGGCAGAATGTTCATTCTGGGTGTGCAGCACATGTTTGCCATGTTCGGCGCAACGGTTCTGGTGCCGCTGCTCACCGGCCTGAGCGTTTCCACCACTCTGCTGTGTGCCGGTCTGGGCACCCTGCTGTTCCACCTCATCACCAAAAAGAAGGTGCCTGCATTCCTCGGCTCCTCCTTTGCATATCTGGGCGGCTTCTCCATCGTGGCTCCCATGCTGGCTGATGCCGACGGCAACCTGACCGTTGCCAACACCAAGATGCTGCCCTATGCCTGCGCTGCCATTGCATTCTCGGGTCTGGTCTATCTGGTGGCCAGCCTGCTGATCTCCACCTTTGGCATCCGCCGCATCATGAAGTTCTTCCCGCCGGTGGTCACCGGCCCCATCATTATCTCCATCGGTCTGATTCTTGCTCCCTCTGCCATCACTAACTGCCAGTCCAACTGGCTGCTGGCCTTTGTGGCACTGGGCACTGTGATCGTGTGCAACATCTGGGGCAAGGGCATGGTCAAGATCCTGCCCATCCTCATCGGTGTGCTGGTCTCCTACGCTGTGGCACTGGTCACCGGTGCAGTAGACTTCCAGAAGATCTCCGAGGCCGCTTGGCTGGGCATCCCCCTGCACAAGGAGGCTATGGGCCTGTTTGCCATTGACGGCAGCCCGGAGTTCATCAGTGCTCTGTTCACCATTATCCCCATCGCGCTGGCTACCATGATGGAGCACGTTGGCGATATTGCCGCCATCAGCGCCACTGTCGGCCACAACTATATCAATGACCCCGGCCTGAACCGCACCCTGATGGGCGATGGTCTGGCCACCACCATGGCCGGCCTGCTGGGCGGCCCCGCTAACACCACCTACGGCGAGAATACCGGCGTGCTGGCACTGAGCAAGATCTACGATCCGCTGGTCATCCGCATTGCAGCTGTGCTGGCTATCATCCTGAGCTTCAGCCCCAAGTTTGAGGCCGTCATCAACACCATCCCCACCGGCATCATCGGCGGTATCAGCTTCGTGCTGTACGGCATGATCTCTGCCATCGGTGTGCGCAACGTGGTGGAGAACCGCGTGGACTTTACCAACAGCCGCAACCTGATCGTTGCCGCCGTCATTCTGGTGTGTGCACTGGGCTTCAACTCTGTGGGCGGCGTTGGCTTTACCGTTGGCAGCGTCACCATCAATCTGTCCGGTCTGGCTGTGGCTGCGATTGCAGGTATCCTGCTCAACGCCATCCTGCCCGGCAACGACTACGAGTTTGACGCCACTGCCGGTTCCGATGCTGCTACCAGCGGCAACCTGCAGGTCTGA
- a CDS encoding ferritin family protein → MKKYVCTVCGYIAEGEIPAQCPVCKAPASAFVEKKGNTYVTEHVVGIGKAEGVPQEIVDGLRANFEGECSEVGMYLAMARVAEREGYPEIAEAYKRYAYEEADHASRFAELLGEVVTDSTKKNLMMRAEAECGACAGKMDLAKKAKALNLDAIHDTVHEMAKDEARHGRGFEGLLKRYFNTEV, encoded by the coding sequence ATGAAGAAATACGTTTGCACCGTTTGTGGTTATATCGCTGAGGGTGAGATCCCCGCTCAGTGCCCCGTTTGCAAGGCTCCCGCTTCCGCTTTTGTGGAGAAGAAGGGCAACACCTACGTCACCGAGCACGTTGTTGGCATCGGCAAGGCAGAGGGCGTGCCGCAGGAGATCGTTGATGGTCTGCGCGCAAACTTCGAGGGCGAGTGCAGCGAGGTCGGCATGTATCTGGCTATGGCTCGCGTGGCAGAGCGTGAGGGCTACCCCGAGATCGCCGAGGCCTACAAGCGTTATGCTTATGAGGAGGCTGACCACGCATCCCGCTTTGCAGAGCTGCTGGGCGAGGTCGTGACCGACAGCACCAAGAAGAACCTGATGATGCGTGCTGAGGCCGAGTGCGGTGCCTGCGCCGGTAAGATGGATCTGGCCAAGAAGGCTAAGGCGCTGAATCTGGACGCTATCCACGACACCGTTCATGAGATGGCAAAGGACGAGGCTCGTCACGGCCGCGGCTTCGAGGGCCTGCTGAAGCGCTACTTTAACACCGAAGTCTGA
- a CDS encoding heavy metal translocating P-type ATPase — MEQFNVTGMSCAACSARVEKAVKSVPGVTGCSVSLLTNSMGVEGTAENAAIIRAVEQAGYGASPKKAAASASTSAELDALADHETPKLKRRLIASLGFLLVLMYFSMGHMMWGWPLPRWFDGNHIAMGLVQLLLAGIVMVINQKFFINGFKGLVHRSPNMDTLVAMGSMASFVWSTYALFAMTDAQLHGNEELVMHYMMEFYFESAAMILTLITVGKMLEARSKGKTTDALKSLMKLAPKTATLLRDGAEVTVPIEQVQKEDIFVVRPGENIPVDGIVLEGSSAVNESALTGESIPVDKAVGDKVSAATTNQSGYLQCRATRVGEDTTLAQIIRMVSDAAATKAPIAKIADTVSGFFVPAVISIAVITTLVWLLLGRDVGYALARGISVLVISCPCALGLATPVAIMVGNGLGAKNGILFKTAAALEEAGRTRIVALDKTGTITCGKPTVTDLLPAAGVTETELLTLAAALEGRSEHPLARAVLAYAEEKQLALPSVTDFTALPGNGLTAKLEGKEIFGGNAAFISTKVAIPAALQTQAAALAAQGKTPLFFGGAGRLLGVIAVADTIKEDSPQAIRELRNMGIRVVMLTGDNQRTAEAIGRQAGVDEVIAGVLPESKEAVIRQLQKYGKVAMVGDGINDAPALTRADTGIAIGAGTDVAIDAADVVLMNSKLSDVPAAIRLSRASLRNIHENLFWAFIYNIIGIPLAAGVFIPLGLTLNPMFGAAAMSLSSFCVVSNALRLNLFNLHSAKRDHPPKHVPALPAALVQPAAEEDTIQKEETAMKKTLTVEGMMCPHCEARVKKALEALPQVDEAVVSHEAGTAIVTLNAEVDDEVLKKAVEAQDYPVTGIQ; from the coding sequence ATGGAACAATTCAATGTTACCGGCATGAGCTGCGCGGCCTGCTCTGCCCGGGTGGAAAAGGCCGTAAAGAGCGTGCCGGGCGTCACCGGCTGTTCGGTAAGCCTGCTGACAAACTCCATGGGGGTGGAGGGTACAGCAGAGAATGCCGCCATTATCCGTGCTGTGGAGCAGGCCGGTTACGGCGCAAGCCCCAAAAAGGCTGCTGCCTCCGCCAGCACCAGCGCAGAGCTGGACGCATTGGCGGACCACGAAACGCCCAAGCTGAAACGGCGGCTCATCGCCTCGCTGGGCTTTTTGCTGGTGCTGATGTACTTTTCCATGGGGCACATGATGTGGGGCTGGCCGCTGCCCCGCTGGTTTGACGGCAACCACATCGCCATGGGGCTGGTACAGCTGCTGCTGGCGGGCATCGTGATGGTAATCAACCAGAAGTTTTTCATCAATGGCTTCAAGGGGCTGGTGCACCGCTCCCCTAACATGGATACACTGGTGGCCATGGGCTCCATGGCAAGCTTTGTGTGGAGCACCTACGCCCTGTTTGCCATGACCGATGCGCAGCTGCACGGCAATGAGGAACTGGTCATGCACTACATGATGGAGTTCTATTTTGAGTCTGCCGCCATGATTTTGACCCTCATCACCGTGGGCAAGATGCTGGAAGCGCGCTCTAAGGGCAAGACCACCGATGCGCTCAAGAGCCTGATGAAGCTTGCACCCAAGACCGCTACCCTGCTGCGGGACGGTGCCGAGGTGACTGTGCCCATTGAGCAGGTGCAGAAGGAAGATATCTTTGTGGTGCGCCCGGGCGAGAACATCCCGGTGGACGGCATTGTGCTGGAGGGCAGCAGCGCCGTGAACGAGAGCGCCCTGACCGGCGAAAGCATCCCGGTGGACAAGGCCGTGGGCGATAAGGTAAGCGCCGCCACCACCAACCAATCCGGCTATTTGCAGTGCCGTGCCACCCGTGTGGGCGAGGACACCACGCTGGCGCAGATTATCCGCATGGTCAGCGATGCCGCCGCCACCAAAGCCCCCATTGCTAAGATCGCGGATACCGTATCCGGCTTTTTCGTGCCTGCGGTCATCAGCATTGCGGTGATCACCACCCTTGTCTGGCTGCTGCTGGGGCGGGATGTAGGCTACGCGCTGGCGCGGGGCATCTCAGTGCTGGTCATCAGCTGCCCCTGTGCGCTGGGACTTGCAACGCCGGTGGCTATCATGGTGGGCAACGGCTTGGGTGCGAAAAACGGCATCCTGTTCAAGACCGCTGCGGCGTTGGAGGAGGCCGGGCGTACCCGCATCGTGGCACTGGACAAGACCGGCACCATCACCTGCGGCAAGCCCACTGTCACCGACCTGCTGCCCGCTGCGGGCGTGACCGAGACCGAACTGCTCACACTGGCAGCCGCGCTGGAGGGCCGCAGCGAGCACCCGCTGGCGCGGGCAGTGCTGGCCTATGCGGAGGAAAAGCAGCTGGCGCTGCCCTCTGTCACCGATTTTACCGCCCTGCCGGGCAACGGCCTTACCGCCAAGCTGGAGGGCAAGGAGATCTTTGGCGGCAACGCTGCTTTTATTAGCACAAAGGTCGCTATCCCTGCTGCACTGCAAACGCAGGCTGCTGCACTGGCTGCGCAGGGTAAGACGCCCCTGTTCTTTGGCGGTGCAGGCCGTCTGCTGGGCGTTATCGCGGTGGCAGATACCATCAAGGAGGACAGCCCGCAGGCCATCCGGGAGCTGCGGAACATGGGCATCCGGGTAGTGATGCTGACCGGCGACAATCAGCGCACCGCTGAAGCCATCGGCCGGCAGGCCGGTGTGGACGAGGTGATCGCCGGGGTGCTGCCGGAGAGCAAGGAGGCCGTTATCCGGCAGCTCCAAAAGTACGGCAAGGTGGCTATGGTGGGCGACGGCATCAACGACGCCCCTGCCCTGACCCGAGCCGACACCGGCATTGCCATCGGCGCAGGCACGGATGTGGCCATTGACGCTGCGGACGTAGTGCTGATGAACTCCAAGCTCTCGGACGTGCCCGCCGCCATCCGGCTGAGCCGCGCTTCCCTGCGTAACATCCACGAAAACCTGTTCTGGGCGTTCATCTATAACATCATCGGCATTCCGCTGGCAGCCGGTGTGTTCATTCCCTTGGGGCTGACGCTGAACCCCATGTTCGGCGCAGCTGCCATGAGCCTTTCCAGCTTCTGCGTGGTGAGCAACGCCTTGCGGCTGAACCTGTTCAACCTGCACAGCGCAAAGCGTGACCACCCGCCCAAACACGTCCCTGCCCTGCCCGCCGCCCTTGTGCAGCCCGCAGCGGAGGAAGATACAATTCAAAAGGAGGAGACCGCTATGAAAAAGACCCTGACTGTAGAAGGCATGATGTGCCCCCACTGTGAAGCCCGCGTCAAGAAGGCGCTGGAGGCTCTGCCGCAGGTGGACGAGGCTGTTGTCAGCCACGAAGCCGGTACTGCCATCGTCACCCTGAACGCTGAAGTAGACGATGAGGTACTGAAGAAGGCCGTAGAGGCGCAGGACTACCCTGTTACCGGCATCCAGTAA
- a CDS encoding metal-sensing transcriptional repressor, with protein MEETKKHCCCCVDTPEADAVADAAVPCCCRHKERSPEEYKALLNRLNRIEGQVRGIRGMLEKDAYCVDILVQVAAANAALNSFSRELLAQHIGSCVADDLRAGSDEKLEELLRLLPKLMK; from the coding sequence ATGGAAGAGACCAAAAAGCACTGTTGCTGCTGCGTTGATACGCCGGAAGCGGACGCTGTGGCAGATGCTGCTGTCCCCTGCTGCTGCCGCCACAAAGAGCGCAGCCCGGAGGAATACAAAGCCCTGCTCAACCGGCTGAACCGTATTGAAGGGCAGGTGCGCGGCATCCGTGGGATGCTGGAAAAGGACGCCTACTGTGTGGACATTCTGGTGCAGGTGGCCGCAGCCAATGCGGCACTGAACAGCTTTTCCCGGGAATTGCTGGCGCAGCACATCGGCAGCTGCGTGGCGGATGACCTGCGTGCCGGCAGCGACGAAAAGTTGGAAGAACTGCTCCGGCTGCTGCCCAAGTTGATGAAATGA